The Nicotiana tomentosiformis chromosome 2, ASM39032v3, whole genome shotgun sequence genome includes the window aacacttaaatacagaaagtacatattttcttaactatgaagtaccttccaaaactcaaaccacaaagaaaaagagaggcgatatagcgatacttacatcgtagggatcgttttaatgttatcgcttcttgattccgtgcccgggatgataatattatttaaagCTCTTATAGAAAGCTTAAGAGTAAatttaggggtgttatttgggaGAGCTCTCTGAAAAAttggagaaagagacgagatgggatgCAAATATCCTAATTGTTTTAAAAGTCATAAAGGTGATACTTGGCACCCTttgattggcccttcttccaacgcttataacttATTATCCGGGTGTCTTATGAATGAACGATTAAGtgagttggaaactacattccaagaccttaaatttgatatataatatgtTCCAAAAacacctcatatagcacacgaaatatatttctcaaaaagctctattacatggcaaatccttagtcggtctttccgcaactttaatccgatttttctcaaacttcatattttctatccaaacattatatatagccatattttgactttaaaatcatttaaatcatgattaacaagtctcatattcattacgtcaccttgggtgTAACAGGGGGGGTCCAAAtatgataagggtttcatccacCCCACTCCCCACGTATCATATTCCAACCTCATGGTTGGAGATGACACTGCAGGATATTGCTTTTTCCTTGAACGTCTCGATAGGGACATTACCCATCTCAGTGGTAATTCAAAATCTCCACTACTTGGCCAGACTGGTCATAACCAATCTAAACCATGCCCTACTGAATTATGGGCACCAATTGTGGTTGGCAACTCTCATGCAAGATCAGTTTGCATTGAGCTAGTAAACAATGACAACAGATCAGTTGAGTCTTCTAATGCAACAGATAAGCCACACCCTCCCCTTCTGGCCACTAGTCTCTCCAGGAGAGGGGATCCCCAGCCCACCCTTCTCGCGATGGACACTAGTGAGGACAAGGACCCTATCTCCAAAGATAGGGTTAGAAAGTATCCACGAGCACCTAAAAGCCACCTATATAGAATTAGAGGAAATAATAGCAAGGCTGGGAGTGCCAAAGACCAAAGCGATGCTTCTACAGTAGGACGAAACAATAGAGTTCAGAGGGCTTGGGGAGAAATGCTTATCGTACTATGCCCAAGAAGCATAGTAATGTGTGGAGTAAGCCTAAGATAAACCTTAAATCCAAACTCATGAGACTCAGCTGTGAACCTAAAACTAGTAATGACCCAGTTAACTCCTCAGAATTATCAGGGGATGGAGAACCCAAAGAACCCATCAGTGAAGGGGAAATCCAAATGCCTGAAAAGGAAGACACAAACCAACCCAGGGTTACTGATGaatttcataatctgaaatgCTAGGGGGCTAAACAGTGGGAAATTTAGGAGACACTGTGCAGAGATGGTTAAGTTGCACAAGCTTGCCATGATGATCCTCTTGGAAACAAGGATGACTGAGCACAAACACCTCATTCAAGAGCTGGGATTCACAAGGCAAATTCAAAACCCTGTTGTAGGCATGTTAGGAGGCATTGTCATTACGTGGAAAGATGACATGCTGAAGATTGATGAAGTCTCCACCACTCCCCAGGACATCAATGTCATGGTCAAGGTAACTCCCTATTCCACTCCTTGGTTTTTCATTGCTATTTATGCCAGCAATACTTATGCTAATAGAAGGGTCCTCTGGGATCAACTTAAAACTATCTCTGATGGTTACAAGGGGAGCTGGCTAGTAGGGGGACTTCAATGAAGTCTTAAGGGCCAGAGATAAACAGGGGAAAACTACATCTCTACCCCAAGAGCTTACTTGTTCTAGCACTGCCTGAACCACTGTAAGCTCAATGACTTAGGTTTTAAGGGGAGTAAATACACATGGACTAACATGAGATATAAGAATACGAGTCAGTTAATCCTTGAAAGACTAGATAGGTGCTTTGACAATGATGAATGGATCCAAGATTACCCTTCCAGTAATGTGAGCCACCTCCTTATAACACCTTCTGATCACTGCCCTATGCTGATCAACTTGTGGCCCAATGCTCTCAATAAAACCTCCAAACCTTTTAGGTTTGAACCCATGTGGTGTAGTCACCCAACCTTCACCAACATTGTTCAGCAGGCTTATGAAGGGTGTGGTAGCCTTAAAAAAGATAATGCCCAGTTCCAGGCCCATGTGATGACATGGAACATGATCGTGTTTGGTAATATATTCCATAAGAAGAAGCACATTATGGTCAGACTTGGGGGTATCCAGAAGTCTAATGCCTACCCCTTCAACACCTTTCTCCAGAACCTAGAGGGTCAACTTCTAGAGAAATACTCCTCTATTCTCAAATGTGAAGATGTCTTGTGGAAAACTAAGTCTAGGATCAACTAGCTGATGAAGGGTAATGCTAATACTAGATTCTTCCATATGCTAATACTAGATTCTTCCATACTTCAACCCTCAATAGGAGGAAAAAGAACAAAATTATGGTTGTATAGGCTGAAGTAGGAAACTGGATTGAGGGGCAATAGGAAATCCAGAACACCATTTACCACTACTACTCCAAGAGGTTCACCACAGAACACCTAGACTCCCCCACTCTCTGGAAAAGCATATTCTATGATGCCCACACTCTGTGCAATATGGAGCAAATTACTCTGAGTGCTCCCTTAAGGATTAGTGAAATAAAGGTGGCCATGTTCTCTTTCAAACCTACTAAGGCCCCTGGACCTGATGGTCTGCACCCTCTCTTTTACTAAAGATACTGGAATATCCTGTAGAGCAAAGTGACTTAGTTGTGTAACCAGACCTTTAACACCCTAGAAATGAAGTCTGAAGTTAATACAACCTACCTATGCATGATTCCTAAGTATGCCAAAGGCACAATCCTTAGGAATTTTAGACCTATAGGGCTATGCAACACTATGATTAACAAAATAATTGTCAATAGAATTAAGCCAGTTCTTCCTTCCATCATTGGCCCAAGTCAGGCTAGTTTCGTGTCCAACAGATGGGCCAGTTATAATGCCATCATAGTCCAGGAATACATTAGACACTTTACTAAGATATAAGGAAAAAATGCTAACATGGTCCTCAAAATTGACCTAGAAAAGGCATTTGACAGACTAGAATGGTCCTTCATCAGAGACACCTGGTGTCCTTTGGCTTTTTCCACAATATGACCAAATTAATCATGTCATGCATTTTTTCAAGCTCTATTTCTGTACTGGTAAATAGGAGTAGGACTGATTTCTTCCAGCCCAGTAGGGGTATCAGATTGAGAGACCCTATGTCACCTTACATTTTTATAATGTGTATGGAAAGGTTATCAAGGAGTATTGAGATTCAGGTGCATCAAGGGGGTTGATTTCCCACCAAAATCAGCCACAATAGGCCAAAACTCTCACACCTATTCTTTGCTGATGACCTAACTTTGTTTGCTAGGGCAAACACCAAGAATTGTGAAACAATCATGGATACTCTATACTATTTTAGTAGCCTATCTGGTCAAAAGGTCAATACCATAAAGTCCAAAGCTGTCTTCTCCAATAACTGCCACCAGTATACCATAGATATCTTAGCAAGGACTCTGAATATCAATCCTAACTCTTCCATTGGGAAATACTTAGGCTTTCCAATTTTCTACCAGAGGCCAACCAATAGAGATTTCTAGTTCATCATAGATAGCATGCAAACTAAGATAACATGGACATGGCTGGAAAAACTACATTAGCTAAGTCATCACTGGGGTGCATTTCTAGCCATGTCATGCAGTACATTAGGTTACCTGCCCAGGTGTGCAACCCCATAGATAGGATTCATAGGAATTTCATATGGGGAATAACTGCTGAGAAGAAGAAAATGCATCTGATTAAGTGGGGTATCATTACTAAGCCTAGAGAAACAAGGATTTTTAGTGTGCATAAAGCTGACCTCAGAAATACTGCTAGCCATGCTAATTTGGCTTGGAGGATATATAACAACCCTCAGGACCTGTGGGCCAGAGTGTTGTTCCACAAACACTGTAATAGCAATCACCATGGCAGACACATTGGCTCCAGAACCTGGACTAGCATAAAAAATGAGTGAAAAGTGTGCATATATGCAAATAGGTGGATAGTGCATAAAGGTGATAGAATCAACATCTATAATGATAGATGGATCCAAAACTTAAAACCCCTCAGAGCTTTAATTAGTGCCCCCCTTAACAGGGGAGAGGAGAACAGAACTCTGGCCACTTGTCTTCTTAATGGCTGTTCATCCCCAACAAGCTTCCCTTTAACCTCCCTGACAGTGTAATGCTAACCCACTTAGTATAGACAAAATGGTGTGGAATAAGACCCATAATGGTCTATTCTCTACCAAAACGGCCTATGCCATGATCCTTGACCAATCTGAGAATCTGCACCAAAGTTTAGGTTTGAATTTTACTTGGATTTGGTCAAACAAGGTGCCTAAAAAGATAAAATACTTCTTGTGGCCGCTGACTCCTGACAGACTCCCCACTACAAAGCACCTGCAAAACAGGGGGATCAATTTGAATCCAGGTGTTTCTTTTATGACCAATAGGATGAATCAATTGAGCATGCCACAGTCAGCTATGAGAATGACAAACTATTTTGGGATAACCTATCCTACATGAGCTTAAATAACTTTAGAATCAACACCATTCTGAATAAGCAGAACAACTAAGAATGGACCAATAATACTATCCACAACAAAAAATTCAAATCACTCCTCAAATGGGGAGAGTTGATCCCTTTCGGCCTATGGGAGATTTGGCTAACCAGAAACAATAATTGCTTCAATGGAAAGAGAGAGCCTGTTTTCTGTAAAAATGCCATAACTAAACCTGTTGAGTTCATCCATGTGGCCGGGGAAAGCAATGACATCACTACAAATATCCAGTATGTCAAGTGGCATCCTCCAAGGAGAGGCCACTATAAACTCAACACAGACGGGACAACCCTTCAAAATAGCCTTATAAGGGGGAGTAAGAGGAGTAATCTGAAACAATAAATGGGGATTGGGTGTTGGGATTCATGGGAAAAATAAATTATACCAATACTCTTCACTCTGAACTAACAGCTCTAATGCAGGGACTAAAAATGGCAGTATCGAACAACTTCACGCCCTTGGAGGTCAACAGAAATTCAACAGAGCTAATACACAATATCAATAAAGGCAATCTGATTTATGAGGCTATTGTATGTGAATGCAGGTCACTCCTAACAACACTGAGGCATCCACGAGTAAACCATAGCTACAGGGAAACCAACAGGGTGGCGGATAAGCTGGCCAAAGAAGCAAGAACAAATTTTTTGGTAGTTCCTCCGGTGTTTGCCAATGAAGCAATATGGGAAGACATCCTAGGAattattttggaaagaaaaaCAAGGGGCTGTAATATTTATAATGTAGTAATTCGATCTTTTTGTGGAGACTGAGACATCCCTGAATGTTGCTGTTGTAACAAACAACCAAGCAGATTTTATTAAAGCTAATACTCTATTTAATAAGCAACAATTGAGTAATTTTATTTCTCCAAAAGAAATAAAAGTGATTTTAATAGATTAATTCCATAAGTTACGCAGGGACAACTCAACAGATTTTATGGCCAACATATTAAAAGACCCTTAAATTTCTTTTATAAAATCCATATAATAATGAGATACAAAGCAAACTCCTAGGACTTTGGCCTAGTGGTAACTGTACAATGCATGATGTGTGTATTAGGTGCACTTCAcagtttgaaaataaaaatatggCATTAATTAAGTGGAAAAAGATAGAGAGGGCACGACGATAATCTATCGACTTTCGAACCTTGCGCCCCATTGCATTTGAGGATTTTTCTTATAAAGATGAACAAAAAATAATTGCTTTTTAATGGATGTATCAATAAACTATGGTGAAAAGAAATAGCCAATTCAGTGAAACTGAGTTAAAATTTAAAAGTGAAATCATTAGAAACATAAAAAAACATGAGTGTACATAGAggagaaaaaaattaaatttgataACATTCATGATCATATAATTAAATAAGAGAGAAATTTATCGTTATTTATCACTCAACTATATAACTTTACTTAAcacttttaacatattttattaataataattacataAAATATATATGATAAGTTGTACTTATAATTGGGCCCTTAATATTTTGGGGCCTTAGGCAATGACTTCATTTGCGTTACTCTCAGGTCGCCCCTGAAGTTAGGTGAATTATCTCAAAGAATCAATTAGCAACTGTTAGCcacaattttcttgagggttgAATGAACGACGAAATTCATGATTCTTAAGtcaaaaggaagaagaaaagaagacgAGAGATTAAAAGATGACCACGAGGTCAACGTCTTTCACCTCAGAAAATAAGCTTGACGTGGCATGCATGGGTTGGCCACTATCTCAAAATGACATTAATTCATTCAACTTTGCATTCTTGTTGCAGGAGAGATGGCACTTTTCAGTGACATGATGCCCGTCGTTTCTGTTTGCATAAATATACTTCATTATTCGCTTCACAAAGGTCAGGATTTCTGGTCATTTCCATACACTACAAATAGTAAATTTTCTTATGGATTTTCTTATGATTTACATTTATTGATCATGACACATACTCTTGTTGCTTACAATCTTCGTTTACTCTGTACATGCATTTGAGTAATGCTAAGGCGATTTTCGAATTTAAAATACTAGTGAATTAAAGAATGAGCTAGCTGTGTGATCTTATCAAACATAGTTCAAGCAGAAAGCAATGCGTTCTGTTGAACAGTTAAATCCATCTATTATAATGAATACCACTAGTCCTACTTCGTGAACAGGGATAAGCATTAGCAATCTTCAAGGTGTCCGAATTGGACAGAAATCTTTTGGCCCAACTTCAAAGATTTTGAGCCTAACATTTCAATTTGCAACCAGGTTATTTCTTAACAAACACCAGGTAGTTATTATAGAGGGCTGCTATTTAAAATTTAgccaatatatcttgaatttcagtttttcagttCAATTTTCAGGATATTGTGTCCGGAAGTTAAaatttttagttcaaattttcaggacaaaataagtactgactaatctctaaatagcaGCCCTAGAAACGACTATTTGTGTACTTTTCCCCAAATTTATGGAGTAGTAAATATGTAGTTTGCAGGCCAGAATGACTTCCATTTATCAATACATAGAAGTTCCCAGCAAAATGGTTTTCATCAAGTCATGTTTTTTcttttataacctcaaaatatatGCTTGATAATATTTGAGCTAGATTTTTGCACAATGTCTTGCATGCAAATGCTATTACAATGATGACACAACATATCATATAGGAACAGTTTGTATATTTCAATATACATCCGCTTTCATAAAAGGAGGAGACATATGCATGcatcttctttttattttgtttcctttttatAAATCATAACATGGACAAGACAAGAATCAAAACGTAGGATATACACAAAAGAACTATAGGCGGACATTTTGGTATCAGAAAATCATTGATTCTCGGGTTAATGAAATGAAAAGCTCCCATAAATTAGGATGATATATCAACTCATTTGTTTATACGTGCTCAGTAAAAGCACAAGAGAATGCTTTAGGAAGTTGGGGGAAATTTGGAGCAGATTGAACCCTCCTATGAACCAAATGAGTCTCCATAATATCAATTTCCCACAAAGTAGATTTCTTCCTATGGGGAACATCATGGGTCACAAGATTTCTCCATGGGGGTATTCCTCCAAAGGGTCTCAGGAAATGGCCATATCGCGTCTTTAGGCGAATTTGATATAACGATCCATCTTGTTCAACCTCCCATTCTGTTGCGGAACTCAACTTTTTGGGCAGAGTCTGAATGACCTTTCTTGATCTAGTGACCTGTTGAAACataatataattaagtaattaaaaattatatatgGTCTTTATCACACTTTAGGCTTTCAGATGAAATGATATAGTAGccaacttaaaattttgaatCTTGAATACCTTAGGAAGAAATGGAACATTTGAAGCAGTCAAGTACTTGCCATAACAACTTTTAAGGCGTAGGTAATGTTGGTTATCAACAAATTCCACAGACCAAAGTGCATTTACTGATGAGCCATCACGACTTTGGCGTACAGATTTCTCATCTTTGCTTGCTATTAGGTATTTGCCATTGTGAGTTTTGAGACGAATGATTTTTGCCTTCTCCAACAAGTGCTCCATCTAATTACAAGGTTGAAAAGAAGGTTCAATTCTCTCAAGCCAAAAGGACAATTCTTGAAAAGAGTTTAGGCCAAAAAAAAAACTCTTTTTTACGATCTATGATGATGGCAAATGGTGATGTTCAAAAAGCCCTTGTATAGGCATGCATGTAAGAATTGATCTAAGAATGGATGTGCATATAAATTAAGAAGGGTCTTTTGAAGTAAAGGAAATGAGGGTCTTTTGAAGTAAAGGAAATGAAAGAATCAAAAATCTTTAAGTACCACTTCAAATGAAATTGCAAAATACCTTTTGGTTGTTGTGATATGCTTACTCTTTTGTTTCATGCCCGTCTTTATTGTATGGCCCAGATACATTGGAGGAGAAGATTTCGGAAGTGGGCTATGTATAACTTTTAAGGTTGGTTCAATACGTGTGGGGGGAGAATTTCAATATTCTAAGCCGTATATtttaatttaggatttaaatTATATACATCTCATACACCAACAAAGTTCATTGGTGTAGTATTCGATCAACACTGGACGGTAACCCATCGGTAAAAATTTAGTCGCACTTGATATTTATACTAAATTATATTAATTTACTATTAACTATAAATACTTTAGTGATACGAATGTATGTGAATACAAATATTATGTATTCATTAAATTGATGTAAATACCGCCTATTCGTAAGTTTTCCTCAATCGACGTTATGTTTAACAAATAGCCGAGGTCAGGGATCTCTCTATGATACTAGTAGTATTAACATGGGCATAACGTTATTGTTAATTCTCAGTTTGAATGCAGCTGGTTGACTGTAAATAAGGTAAGAAAACAAAAAAGTTAAGCTACGCAATGCTACCAGTCGAGAATCTAACTAGATAACAAGTAAATGTCGAAATGCTCTAATTCTTCCagtattaaaaattaattaagatGCAGACACAGTATAAAATATTCAAATTGTTTTTTCATGTTGTAGTTTATTCTTTGATTAATCATTTGACAGTTTAATAATGCCCTAAATCAACCATTGCAGCTACTCACGTAAACTTAGATTCCAAAGCATTTGTGCTGTGAAATTTGGCACTTGTCTGAAGAATATATCATCTGGTCTGACTTAATTATATGCCGACACCAACgtgatcccccccccccccccccccctttttttttttttttgaaacgcAAAAATCTATTAGGGATTAACAAAGGAAAAAAGTGCTTAAAAGAACAATACATTGGCCCTAGGTTTGTGGGTGAGTTAGAGCCTTTTCTGGACACTGGATTTCCACGGAAGTAGATCAACTTAGTTCCAGGATTGAgctttataattttttaaaagtgTTGATTTTTAATTCATCTATCACATAAGAGCGTGCACGAAATATTTGATTTTGTGGTCAATCTGGGACCAACGAAGGACAGAAGGCATAACCATTTGTAAGACAACAACCTTTGCTTTCATGTCAAAAGATATCTTGGGGATTGCTATATTATATACttcaatatatttttaataaatggATTTAGACTTAAAACACTATGGTTTAATTCTTTTACACTATGCTCAAGTTACTTAGAAGCAACTACATGCATTTGTATATAATAACGATCCATAATTCGAAAAAGAAAGTACTCCATATATTACCCCACTTAAAAATTATAGTGATAATGTAATTGTGCTTTTTAGTTTAGTGAATATGATTCTAAtcaatttgaaaattttgatgtATCATAAATCAAATGGAGCCCAAATTACGGGATGCGACTTTGATGTAAGATGAAAAGATATACTCCGTCCGTCTCATATTAACAGTCGTGATTACTAAAAataattgtctcaaattatttgtcattttagaagttcaagacaaaattggttgttttttttcctttttt containing:
- the LOC104094325 gene encoding uncharacterized protein; protein product: MEHLLEKAKIIRLKTHNGKYLIASKDEKSVRQSRDGSSVNALWSVEFVDNQHYLRLKSCYGKYLTASNVPFLPKVTRSRKVIQTLPKKLSSATEWEVEQDGSLYQIRLKTRYGHFLRPFGGIPPWRNLVTHDVPHRKKSTLWEIDIMETHLVHRRVQSAPNFPQLPKAFSCAFTEHV